From Levilactobacillus zymae, a single genomic window includes:
- a CDS encoding serine hydrolase domain-containing protein, with protein MAYQATKTALRRLVSAGVVPGVSYALIDGDRVETGQFGQAALVPTAEPLTAGMTYDLASLTKVVGTLSVTLQLLATGRLRLTDPITTWLPAFGDSRVTIQHLLTHTSGITGYIPNRNQLNAAELTRALLGLHVGPTFNVKMVYADVNYIFMGWIIEAILGEPVQVAVQRRVLDPLGMTHSTFTPADPHACVPTAIIPSRGLVRGVVHDPKGYVLQRRCGSAGLFSTVDDLVRFCQAYCHPERAAAVLPPTWLHRLVADWTPNGQAGRSLGWALTATQWPTAHRVLWHSGFTGTYLVIDPQTDQAMVFLTNRVHPIAPNLPYLDQRNAVIGTYLAEKATI; from the coding sequence ATGGCTTATCAGGCAACTAAGACCGCTTTACGGCGATTAGTCTCGGCGGGGGTGGTCCCCGGCGTGAGCTACGCCTTGATTGACGGTGACCGGGTCGAAACGGGCCAATTCGGGCAAGCCGCGTTGGTGCCGACCGCCGAACCGTTGACCGCGGGGATGACCTATGATTTGGCCTCGTTGACCAAGGTCGTAGGGACCCTGAGCGTGACGCTCCAGCTCCTTGCCACGGGGCGGTTACGGCTGACGGACCCCATCACGACCTGGTTACCCGCGTTTGGGGATTCACGGGTCACGATTCAACACCTGTTGACCCACACCTCGGGCATCACGGGCTACATCCCCAATCGCAACCAGTTAAATGCCGCGGAGCTGACCCGGGCGTTATTGGGGCTGCATGTCGGCCCGACCTTTAACGTCAAGATGGTTTACGCCGACGTGAACTACATCTTCATGGGGTGGATCATCGAAGCGATTTTGGGCGAACCGGTCCAGGTGGCCGTGCAAAGACGGGTCCTGGACCCGTTAGGGATGACCCACAGTACTTTTACGCCCGCCGATCCGCACGCCTGTGTGCCCACGGCCATCATCCCCAGTCGGGGCTTGGTCCGCGGCGTGGTTCACGATCCCAAGGGGTACGTCTTACAGCGCCGGTGCGGGTCGGCCGGGCTGTTTAGCACGGTCGATGACCTGGTGCGCTTCTGCCAGGCCTACTGTCACCCCGAACGGGCGGCGGCCGTGTTGCCCCCGACCTGGCTGCACCGCTTAGTCGCCGATTGGACGCCTAACGGTCAGGCCGGCCGCTCTTTGGGTTGGGCGTTGACGGCCACCCAATGGCCGACCGCTCACCGGGTGCTCTGGCATTCCGGCTTTACGGGGACCTACTTGGTGATTGATCCGCAGACCGACCAAGCGATGGTCTTCTTGACCAACCGGGTTCACCCGATCGCCCCGAACCTGCCGTACCTGGACCAACGCAATGCGGTGATTGGAACGTATCTCGCCGAAAAAGCGACTATTTAG
- a CDS encoding ABC transporter ATP-binding protein codes for MRNGRGSATKQRPQSFWKTTGRLFRYMKHWIPGIIVVMLFAAASVILQIRTPKILGEATTELFKGVMKGTAELKAGINLTSLPINFGKIGHILLIVGILYVGAALFGIVQQVIMNWIAQKVVYQLRRDLKDKMQHLPISYYDTHSNGDLMSRMANDMDNIGGTLQQTLSQLVTSVLTFFGVLYMMLTISGWLTLVALISVPLSLVVVMLVAPRSQKFFASQQKNLGLLNNTVEETYAGHTVVKTFNQEADVQDQFEEHNEKYYKSAWKAQFVSSLIFPLMNFVKNLDYLAVAVIGGIQVANGTVSLGNVQAFLQYTNQFSQPITQMANLTNTIQATIASAERVFAVLDEDDMPQTAHDQLPAQTAQTGNVIEFDNVNFQYVPDKPLIEDFNLAVKPGEMVAIVGPTGAGKTTIINLLERFYDVAGGQIKYRGQATNTVARTDLRKHFAMVLQDTWLFTGSIFDNIKYGREDATADEVYAAAKAAHADTFIRQLPDGYDTILNEAASNISQGQRQLLTIARAFVADPDVLILDEATSSVDTRTEMLIQQAMERLLAGRTSFVVAHRLSTIQNAENIVVMDHGHIVETGNHDSLLAANGFYADLYNSQFAGNNLA; via the coding sequence ATGCGTAACGGACGCGGTTCGGCCACCAAACAACGGCCACAAAGTTTCTGGAAGACCACCGGCCGCCTCTTCCGGTACATGAAGCACTGGATTCCCGGGATCATCGTCGTGATGCTTTTCGCGGCGGCGTCCGTCATCTTACAGATTCGGACCCCCAAGATTTTGGGGGAGGCCACCACGGAACTCTTTAAGGGTGTCATGAAGGGGACCGCCGAGCTTAAGGCGGGGATTAACCTGACGAGTCTACCGATTAACTTTGGCAAGATTGGTCATATCTTATTGATTGTCGGTATCTTGTATGTCGGCGCGGCGCTGTTTGGCATCGTCCAGCAGGTCATCATGAACTGGATCGCCCAAAAGGTGGTTTACCAGTTACGACGGGACCTCAAGGACAAGATGCAACACCTGCCGATCAGTTATTACGATACCCATAGTAACGGGGACTTGATGTCCCGGATGGCTAACGATATGGATAACATCGGGGGCACGTTACAGCAAACGCTGTCCCAATTGGTCACCAGTGTGCTGACCTTCTTCGGGGTACTGTACATGATGCTGACCATCAGTGGTTGGCTGACGTTAGTGGCCCTAATCTCGGTCCCACTGAGCTTGGTCGTCGTGATGCTTGTGGCACCACGCTCGCAGAAGTTCTTTGCCAGTCAGCAAAAGAACCTGGGGTTACTGAACAATACGGTCGAAGAAACTTACGCGGGGCATACCGTGGTCAAGACCTTTAACCAAGAAGCCGATGTGCAAGATCAGTTTGAAGAGCACAACGAAAAATACTATAAATCAGCCTGGAAGGCCCAGTTTGTCTCCAGTCTGATCTTCCCGTTGATGAACTTCGTCAAAAACCTGGACTACCTGGCCGTGGCGGTTATCGGGGGAATTCAGGTCGCCAACGGGACGGTGAGTTTAGGGAACGTGCAGGCCTTCCTGCAATATACCAACCAATTCTCCCAACCCATCACCCAAATGGCGAACCTGACCAACACGATTCAGGCAACGATTGCCTCCGCTGAACGGGTCTTTGCCGTTCTCGACGAAGACGACATGCCACAAACGGCTCACGACCAATTACCGGCACAGACGGCGCAGACGGGGAACGTAATCGAATTTGATAACGTGAACTTCCAGTACGTGCCGGACAAGCCGTTGATTGAAGACTTCAATCTGGCGGTCAAACCGGGTGAGATGGTTGCCATCGTGGGGCCAACCGGGGCTGGGAAGACCACCATCATTAACCTGCTGGAACGCTTCTATGACGTGGCCGGCGGGCAGATCAAGTATCGCGGCCAAGCGACCAATACGGTGGCCAGAACGGATCTGCGCAAACACTTTGCAATGGTGCTACAGGATACCTGGCTCTTTACCGGGAGCATCTTTGATAACATCAAGTATGGTCGGGAAGATGCGACGGCCGACGAGGTTTACGCGGCGGCTAAGGCGGCGCACGCGGACACCTTTATTCGGCAGTTACCGGATGGCTACGATACCATCTTGAACGAGGCGGCTAGCAACATCTCCCAAGGACAACGGCAGCTGTTGACGATTGCCCGGGCCTTCGTGGCCGATCCTGACGTGTTGATCTTGGATGAAGCCACCAGTTCCGTGGATACGCGGACGGAAATGCTGATCCAACAAGCCATGGAACGCTTATTGGCCGGCCGGACTAGCTTCGTGGTGGCCCACCGGTTATCGACGATTCAAAACGCCGAAAATATCGTGGTGATGGACCACGGCCACATCGTGGAAACCGGGAACCACGACAGCCTGTTAGCGGCTAACGGGTTCTATGCGGATCTATATAATAGTCAGTTTGCGGGGAATAATTTAGCTTAA
- a CDS encoding PLP-dependent aminotransferase family protein: protein MVQTVQFRWQPQRNGPTPLYRQLITYCVIQIRQGNWLVGQQLPPQRELARTYQVNRSTIHAAIAELQALGVVTTAHGRGTRVASNSWSTLLGATPDWQRWVHAGEFSANQPTIQTINQREFATPIRLSTGELGPDLFPRRAVQTAMHQAADQLTTLNYLPARGSLALREALVRHLATWGVQTTPENILITSGSLQALQLITAALLEPGTTVYTAPASYLRSLRVLESVQAQWAPVPVDEQGLAYWQIPVSSQPQLLYTVPTFDNPLGTVMSAQRRQDLLAFARKYQLPIIEDTAYQELWLDQRPPLPLKAHDTQDNVLYLGTVSKDLAPGLRVGWLVGPQAVVARLADVKMQMDYGASTLSQQTLVNLLTAPDYPQTLQRLRDQLRARREAALASLMATLGDLATWQRPAGGFYLWVQLPAKVDLPRLFQAALAQGVLANPGTVYGARTNAVRLSYAYATPAEFRQGVTVLATLIRDQLSR from the coding sequence ATGGTTCAAACGGTTCAATTTCGGTGGCAACCTCAACGGAACGGTCCCACGCCACTTTATCGCCAATTAATCACCTACTGCGTTATCCAGATTCGCCAGGGCAACTGGCTAGTCGGCCAACAACTGCCACCGCAGCGGGAGTTGGCGCGGACCTACCAGGTAAATCGCAGTACCATTCACGCGGCCATCGCCGAATTACAAGCACTGGGGGTGGTGACCACCGCCCATGGTCGTGGGACCCGGGTGGCCAGTAACTCGTGGTCGACACTGTTGGGGGCCACGCCGGACTGGCAACGGTGGGTCCACGCGGGCGAGTTTAGCGCTAATCAGCCCACCATTCAGACCATCAATCAACGCGAGTTTGCGACCCCGATTCGGTTGAGTACCGGCGAACTGGGGCCGGACCTGTTTCCCCGGCGTGCGGTTCAAACGGCCATGCACCAAGCCGCCGACCAACTGACCACGTTAAACTACCTACCGGCACGCGGCTCATTAGCTCTGCGAGAGGCGTTGGTGCGGCACTTAGCAACCTGGGGTGTGCAAACTACGCCGGAGAACATCTTGATCACTTCGGGGTCTCTGCAGGCGCTACAGTTGATCACGGCGGCGTTACTGGAACCAGGAACCACGGTCTACACGGCCCCGGCCAGCTATTTGCGGTCGCTGCGGGTTCTAGAATCGGTTCAGGCTCAATGGGCGCCCGTGCCGGTCGACGAGCAAGGATTAGCCTACTGGCAGATTCCGGTGAGCTCGCAACCGCAGCTTCTTTACACGGTGCCGACCTTCGATAACCCGTTGGGGACCGTGATGTCGGCCCAACGACGGCAGGACCTGTTGGCCTTTGCCCGGAAATATCAATTACCGATTATCGAAGACACGGCCTACCAGGAACTCTGGTTGGACCAACGGCCGCCGCTGCCGTTAAAGGCCCACGATACCCAGGATAACGTCTTATATCTGGGGACCGTCTCCAAGGATTTGGCGCCTGGCTTGCGGGTCGGGTGGCTGGTCGGGCCCCAGGCCGTGGTTGCCCGGTTGGCCGACGTGAAGATGCAGATGGACTACGGGGCCAGCACGTTGTCGCAACAAACGTTGGTCAATCTGCTGACGGCCCCGGATTACCCACAAACGCTCCAGCGATTACGGGACCAACTGCGGGCACGGCGAGAAGCGGCGCTGGCGAGTTTAATGGCCACGCTGGGGGACCTGGCGACCTGGCAGCGGCCCGCGGGGGGCTTTTACCTCTGGGTCCAGTTGCCCGCCAAGGTCGATTTGCCCCGGCTGTTTCAAGCGGCACTAGCCCAAGGCGTCTTGGCGAATCCGGGAACGGTGTACGGCGCGCGGACCAACGCCGTCCGGCTGTCGTACGCCTACGCGACACCGGCCGAATTCCGCCAGGGGGTCACGGTGCTGGCGACGCTGATTCGCGACCAATTAAGTCGGTGA
- a CDS encoding ABC transporter ATP-binding protein: MMRLARKHLDWWAVVLAVGFMMIQVACDLSLPTLTSNIIDKGIANNDIGYIWRTGGQMLLLSFIGVWGAAGNVYYAATQSQKMGQRIRTNLFKKVTLSSTEEFETVGNASLITRTTNDVVQIQNVMVQMLRMMLMAPIMLIGAGILAYLKSPRLTLVFLVALPVLALFTILVMYFAVPLFKSLQKKIDRINLIFREGLTGVRVIRAFNQDKFEQDRFEGANQDYTQTGIKVFMIVSLMFPVITLIISGTNIGIVWYGGQLIAHQALEVGNLVAFMTYATQILISFMMVSMVFVFVPRAQASAARINEVMDLKSKINDADQPVTLPDSPVSLEFDHVDFRYTGAEKLALTDVHFLAKAGQTVAIIGGTGSGKSTLVNLIPRLFDPESGQIRLNGVALPAVSQRDLHQAVSITQQKAVLFAGTIRSNMVTAKADATDDQIWHALDVAQATDFVKETGGLDAVVEQNGDNFSGGQRQRLVIARTILKRASVYVFDDSFSALDFKTDALLRQQLRQDAQVQAGVTVIVAQRVSTVADADVILVIDGGKIVGQGTHAELKATNKTYQEILDSQLRKGDVVDA, from the coding sequence ATGATGCGACTTGCCCGAAAACACCTGGACTGGTGGGCAGTGGTCCTGGCAGTGGGCTTTATGATGATCCAAGTTGCCTGTGACCTATCGTTACCGACGTTAACCTCTAATATCATTGATAAGGGGATTGCGAACAACGATATTGGCTACATCTGGCGGACCGGTGGTCAAATGCTCCTGTTGAGTTTTATTGGTGTGTGGGGAGCGGCTGGTAACGTCTACTACGCCGCTACTCAGTCCCAAAAAATGGGACAGCGGATCCGGACCAACCTGTTTAAGAAGGTCACCTTGTCTTCGACGGAAGAATTTGAAACCGTGGGGAACGCGTCTTTGATTACGCGGACCACGAACGACGTGGTCCAGATTCAAAACGTGATGGTTCAAATGTTACGGATGATGCTAATGGCCCCAATTATGCTGATTGGTGCCGGCATCCTCGCCTACTTAAAGAGCCCGCGCCTGACGCTGGTCTTTTTAGTGGCGTTACCCGTTTTGGCATTGTTTACCATTCTAGTGATGTACTTTGCCGTACCACTATTTAAAAGCTTACAAAAGAAGATTGACCGCATTAACTTAATCTTTCGCGAAGGGCTGACGGGGGTCCGGGTGATCCGGGCCTTCAACCAAGACAAGTTTGAGCAGGATCGTTTCGAAGGGGCCAACCAGGACTATACCCAAACGGGGATTAAGGTCTTCATGATTGTTTCCCTGATGTTCCCGGTTATCACGCTGATCATTAGCGGCACTAACATTGGGATCGTCTGGTATGGGGGACAGTTGATTGCCCACCAAGCCCTAGAAGTGGGGAACTTAGTGGCCTTCATGACCTACGCCACTCAGATTCTGATTAGCTTCATGATGGTGTCGATGGTCTTCGTCTTCGTGCCCCGGGCCCAGGCTTCGGCCGCGCGGATCAACGAAGTCATGGATTTGAAATCGAAGATCAACGATGCCGACCAACCCGTTACGTTACCGGATAGCCCGGTCAGCTTAGAGTTTGACCACGTAGACTTTCGGTATACGGGCGCGGAGAAGTTGGCCCTGACCGACGTGCACTTCCTAGCTAAGGCGGGGCAGACCGTGGCCATCATCGGGGGAACCGGATCGGGTAAATCGACGCTGGTTAACCTGATTCCCCGGTTGTTCGACCCTGAAAGTGGGCAGATTCGGCTTAACGGGGTGGCCTTGCCGGCGGTAAGTCAGCGTGACTTACACCAAGCCGTCTCGATTACCCAACAAAAGGCCGTCCTGTTTGCCGGCACGATCCGGAGTAATATGGTGACGGCCAAGGCCGACGCGACCGACGACCAAATCTGGCACGCCCTTGACGTTGCCCAGGCCACGGACTTCGTGAAGGAGACCGGGGGACTGGACGCCGTGGTCGAGCAAAACGGGGATAACTTCTCCGGGGGTCAACGGCAACGCTTAGTCATTGCGCGCACCATCCTGAAACGGGCCAGTGTCTACGTCTTTGACGACTCGTTTTCCGCGTTAGACTTCAAGACCGACGCGTTGTTGCGGCAACAATTGCGGCAAGACGCGCAGGTCCAAGCCGGCGTGACCGTGATTGTCGCGCAGCGGGTCTCCACCGTGGCCGATGCCGACGTGATCTTGGTGATTGACGGCGGTAAGATCGTGGGCCAAGGTACCCATGCGGAACTTAAGGCGACGAACAAGACTTACCAAGAAATTCTTGATTCACAACTACGGAAGGGGGATGTTGTCGATGCGTAA
- a CDS encoding Mur ligase family protein, producing MSLRSGVATFAGRSSYWFLHTFLHGGSSLPGKITLKLDPQILRSLGAKYDVIVITGTNGKTLTTALTVSVLHEKYPTILTNPTGSNMEQGIVTTFLNAKRPKSGRPLAVLEVDEANVIKVTQYIQPKAFVFTNIFRDQMDRYGEIYTTYQKILDGVALAPNATIIANGDSPIFNSKQLPNPIQYYGFDDQPDRDFKAKPNTDGVLCPNCQHILHYHTLTYSNQGKYFCPNCGFKRPELTYRLTKLGQQTPTSSQFDIDGHSFQITVGGTYNIYNALAAYAVGRFMGVAPEQITHAFTANEQVFGRQEVIDVNGKRVTIILVKNPVGLDQVLHMIGTDTQPFSFVGLLNANYADGIDTSWIWDGDFEQLADSNIPTFITGGERYKDITFRLKVAGVPDSKHIVEPNLEKVVDRIQEVPTDRVYVLATYTAMLQLRKILASKGFIKEGLGV from the coding sequence ATGTCATTGCGAAGCGGTGTTGCCACCTTTGCGGGGAGATCGTCCTACTGGTTTCTCCACACCTTCTTACACGGGGGCAGTTCTTTGCCCGGTAAGATTACTTTGAAGTTAGACCCGCAAATCTTGCGGTCGTTAGGTGCCAAGTATGACGTGATCGTCATCACCGGGACTAACGGAAAAACGTTAACCACCGCCCTAACCGTGTCGGTGCTCCACGAAAAATACCCAACGATTCTCACCAACCCCACGGGGTCCAACATGGAACAGGGAATCGTGACGACCTTTTTAAACGCCAAGCGTCCGAAGTCCGGTCGGCCCCTCGCCGTTCTGGAAGTCGACGAAGCTAACGTGATTAAGGTCACCCAATACATTCAACCCAAAGCCTTTGTCTTCACCAACATCTTTAGAGACCAAATGGACCGCTACGGGGAAATCTACACGACCTACCAGAAGATCTTAGACGGTGTCGCGCTGGCCCCGAATGCCACCATCATTGCCAACGGGGACTCCCCCATCTTTAATTCCAAGCAATTGCCGAATCCGATCCAGTACTACGGATTTGACGATCAGCCCGACCGCGACTTCAAGGCCAAGCCTAACACGGACGGTGTCTTGTGCCCCAACTGTCAACACATTTTGCACTACCACACGCTAACTTACAGTAACCAGGGGAAATATTTCTGTCCAAATTGCGGCTTTAAGCGTCCCGAACTGACCTACCGACTAACCAAGTTAGGCCAGCAGACGCCCACTTCGTCGCAATTCGATATCGACGGTCACAGCTTTCAGATTACGGTCGGCGGGACCTACAACATCTATAACGCTCTGGCCGCCTATGCCGTGGGTCGGTTCATGGGGGTGGCTCCCGAGCAGATCACCCACGCCTTCACGGCCAACGAGCAGGTCTTCGGCCGCCAGGAAGTCATCGACGTTAACGGCAAACGGGTTACCATTATTCTGGTCAAGAACCCGGTTGGTTTGGACCAAGTCCTGCACATGATTGGTACGGACACCCAGCCCTTCTCGTTTGTCGGCCTGTTAAACGCCAACTACGCCGACGGCATCGATACCAGTTGGATCTGGGACGGCGACTTCGAACAGCTTGCCGATTCCAACATCCCCACGTTTATCACCGGGGGTGAACGTTACAAGGACATCACCTTCCGGCTCAAGGTGGCCGGCGTGCCCGATAGTAAACATATCGTGGAACCCAACCTCGAAAAGGTGGTCGACCGGATTCAAGAAGTCCCGACCGACCGGGTGTACGTCCTGGCGACCTACACGGCCATGCTCCAATTGCGAAAGATCTTAGCCAGCAAGGGTTTCATTAAGGAGGGACTCGGCGTATGA
- a CDS encoding glutamine amidotransferase, with the protein MTYELNVAHLYGDLMNTYGDVGNILALNYYAKQMDVHLNVQVVSLEEDFHAADYDLAFFGGGQDFEQTIVAKDIQTKKAELIKFIESGGPLLAICGGYQLLGHYYIGADGEKLPGIGALDHYTLAQDHNRFIGDIVIKNQETGETYHGFENHQGRTFIGKGERPLGNVVSGKGNNGEDGTEGAIYKNVYCSYFHGPILTRNGDIAKHLLVAALKRKFPHDDFSQQEALPIPATF; encoded by the coding sequence ATGACTTACGAATTAAACGTCGCCCATCTGTACGGCGATTTGATGAACACCTACGGCGACGTGGGCAATATCTTGGCGTTAAACTATTACGCCAAGCAAATGGACGTCCACCTAAACGTTCAAGTGGTCAGCCTCGAAGAAGACTTTCACGCGGCCGACTACGATCTGGCCTTCTTCGGTGGGGGTCAGGACTTCGAACAGACCATCGTGGCTAAGGACATCCAGACTAAAAAAGCCGAGTTGATCAAATTCATCGAGTCCGGCGGTCCCCTGCTGGCCATCTGTGGCGGTTACCAACTCCTAGGTCACTACTACATTGGCGCCGATGGCGAAAAGCTACCCGGCATTGGGGCGTTGGACCACTACACCTTAGCGCAAGATCACAACCGGTTCATCGGCGACATCGTGATCAAAAACCAGGAGACTGGTGAAACCTACCACGGCTTTGAAAACCACCAGGGACGGACCTTCATCGGTAAGGGTGAACGGCCCCTGGGCAACGTGGTCAGTGGCAAGGGTAACAACGGCGAAGACGGCACGGAAGGCGCGATTTATAAGAACGTCTACTGCTCGTACTTCCACGGCCCCATCCTTACCAGAAACGGCGACATCGCCAAGCACCTGCTGGTCGCCGCGTTAAAGCGTAAGTTCCCGCACGATGATTTCAGTCAACAGGAAGCCTTACCGATTCCAGCAACCTTCTAA